Proteins encoded together in one Hymenobacter monticola window:
- the mutS gene encoding DNA mismatch repair protein MutS, with product MKQYYQLKQQHPGAVLLFRVGDFYETFGEDAVTAARILDITLTKRGAGSSSEVALAGFPHHSLDNYLPKLVRAGQRVAICDQLENPKEAKGLVKRGITELVTPGVSMHDNVLERRSNNYLAAIHFGKQEAGISFLDISTGEFLAAQGTLDYLGKLMQNFSPAEVLFCKKSRSDFELHFGPDYCTYVLDDWVFGADYAHDTLTRHFRTTSLKGFGVDNLKEGVIAAGCILHYLAETKHTDIQHIASLGRLEEDKYVWLDRFTVRNLELVQAQHPGGVPLIDVLDQTLTPMGARLLRKWIVLPLKEVSQIQRRLDTVAALVADEELLGDLTQHLRQINDLERLISKVAVRRVNPRELLQLARALEAVAPMRERLAASGVKALVKLADQLNPCATLRQEILTKIKPDAPILTNQGGVLNTGVDAELDELRALAFSGKDFLLQLQQREQRNTGISSLKVAYNKVFGYYLEVTNAHKDKVPAEWIRKQTLVNAERYVTEELKTYEEKILNAEEKLFVIEQKIYNDLVLAALDFVPQIQQNARAIGVTDCLASFALTARQQRYVQPVVNDGTVLDIKAGRHPVIERQLPPGESYIPNDICLDQDEQQIVVITGPNMAGKSALLRQTALIVLLAQIGSFVPADAATVGIIDKIFTRVGASDNLSKGESTFMVEMTETASILNNLSDRSLVLMDEIGRGTSTYDGISIAWAIVEHLHNNPKAKAKTLFATHYHELNQLADDCARVRNYNVAVKEADGRILFLRKLQPGGSEHSFGIHVARLAGMPTSVVLRANEIMHHLEVERTSAGADDNAATEFDDVLAGIESGNGRVGIAVPPPRQPATPQPRATAAVATAPRAQLSIFEPSDPALERIRELLQHLDVNTLTPIEALMKLNELKLTLEKG from the coding sequence ATGAAGCAGTATTACCAGCTCAAGCAGCAGCACCCGGGCGCGGTGCTGCTGTTTCGGGTGGGCGATTTTTACGAAACCTTCGGGGAGGACGCCGTCACGGCCGCCCGCATTCTCGACATCACGCTCACCAAGCGCGGCGCCGGCAGCAGCAGCGAAGTGGCGCTGGCGGGCTTCCCGCACCACTCCCTCGACAACTACCTGCCCAAGCTAGTGCGCGCTGGCCAGCGCGTGGCCATCTGCGACCAGCTCGAAAACCCCAAAGAAGCCAAGGGACTCGTCAAGCGCGGCATCACTGAACTGGTGACGCCCGGCGTGAGCATGCACGACAACGTGCTCGAACGCCGCTCGAACAACTACCTCGCCGCCATCCACTTCGGCAAGCAGGAGGCCGGCATTTCCTTCCTTGATATAAGCACCGGCGAGTTCCTGGCTGCCCAGGGCACCCTCGATTACCTGGGCAAGCTGATGCAGAATTTCAGCCCTGCCGAGGTGCTGTTCTGCAAGAAAAGCCGCTCAGATTTTGAGTTACACTTCGGCCCTGATTATTGCACCTACGTGCTGGATGACTGGGTTTTCGGGGCTGACTACGCCCACGATACCCTCACGCGCCACTTCCGCACCACTTCGCTCAAGGGCTTCGGGGTGGATAATTTGAAGGAAGGCGTCATCGCAGCCGGCTGCATTCTGCACTACCTCGCCGAAACCAAGCACACCGACATCCAGCACATCGCCAGCCTCGGCCGGCTTGAGGAGGACAAGTACGTCTGGCTCGACCGCTTCACGGTGCGCAACCTGGAGCTGGTGCAGGCCCAGCACCCCGGCGGCGTGCCCCTCATCGACGTGCTCGACCAAACCCTGACACCCATGGGCGCCCGCCTGCTGCGCAAGTGGATAGTGTTGCCCCTGAAAGAAGTAAGCCAAATTCAGCGGCGTCTCGATACCGTGGCTGCCCTAGTAGCCGACGAGGAATTGCTCGGCGACCTCACCCAGCACCTGCGCCAGATAAACGACCTGGAGCGCCTGATATCCAAAGTGGCCGTGCGCCGTGTGAACCCGCGCGAGCTGTTGCAGCTGGCCCGTGCCCTCGAAGCCGTGGCGCCCATGCGCGAGCGGCTGGCCGCCTCCGGCGTGAAGGCGTTGGTGAAGCTGGCCGACCAGCTCAACCCCTGCGCCACCCTGCGCCAGGAAATCCTCACCAAAATCAAGCCCGACGCGCCCATCCTCACCAACCAGGGCGGCGTGCTGAACACGGGCGTCGATGCCGAGCTGGATGAGTTGCGGGCACTGGCTTTTTCGGGCAAGGACTTCCTGTTGCAGTTGCAACAACGGGAGCAGCGCAATACGGGCATCTCGTCGCTGAAAGTGGCTTACAACAAGGTGTTTGGTTACTACCTCGAAGTGACCAACGCCCACAAAGACAAGGTGCCGGCCGAGTGGATTCGCAAGCAGACGCTGGTGAATGCCGAGCGCTACGTGACCGAAGAGCTGAAAACCTACGAGGAGAAAATCCTCAACGCCGAGGAAAAGCTATTCGTCATTGAGCAGAAAATCTACAACGACCTCGTGCTGGCGGCGCTCGATTTTGTGCCCCAGATTCAGCAAAACGCCCGTGCCATTGGCGTGACCGACTGCCTGGCCAGCTTCGCCCTCACGGCGCGGCAGCAGCGCTACGTGCAGCCCGTGGTGAACGACGGCACCGTGCTCGACATCAAGGCCGGCCGTCACCCCGTCATCGAGCGGCAGTTGCCACCCGGCGAAAGCTACATTCCCAACGACATCTGCCTCGACCAGGACGAGCAACAGATTGTGGTGATAACCGGCCCCAACATGGCCGGTAAATCGGCCCTGCTGCGCCAGACGGCCCTCATCGTGCTGCTGGCCCAGATTGGCTCCTTCGTGCCCGCCGATGCCGCCACCGTAGGCATTATCGACAAGATTTTTACCCGCGTGGGTGCTTCCGACAACCTGAGCAAGGGCGAAAGTACCTTCATGGTGGAGATGACCGAAACCGCTTCTATTCTCAACAACCTCTCGGATAGAAGTTTGGTGCTCATGGATGAAATCGGGCGCGGCACCAGCACTTACGACGGCATCAGCATTGCCTGGGCCATTGTGGAGCACCTGCACAACAACCCCAAAGCCAAGGCCAAAACCCTTTTTGCTACTCACTACCACGAGCTCAACCAGCTGGCCGACGACTGTGCCCGCGTGCGCAACTACAACGTGGCTGTGAAGGAGGCCGACGGTCGCATCCTGTTCTTGCGCAAGCTGCAGCCCGGCGGCTCCGAGCACAGCTTCGGCATCCACGTGGCGCGGCTGGCCGGCATGCCTACCTCAGTGGTGTTGCGGGCCAACGAAATCATGCACCATCTGGAAGTGGAGCGTACCAGTGCGGGCGCCGATGATAATGCAGCTACGGAGTTTGACGACGTCTTGGCCGGCATCGAGTCCGGTAACGGCCGGGTGGGCATTGCGGTGCCACCGCCTCGGCAGCCCGCCACGCCCCAGCCCCGTGCCACGGCAGCGGTGGCCACCGCGCCGCGGGCCCAGCTCAGCATCTTCGAGCCTTCCGACCCGGCTCTGGAGCGCATCCGCGAGCTGCTGCAGCACCTCGATGTGAACACGCTTACGCCCATCGAAGCGCTGATGAAGCTGAACGAACTGAAGCTGACGTTAGAGAAAGGTTAA
- a CDS encoding HNH endonuclease, whose product MAATRKCLSTDDEFRLAVAESLSVAQVLGRIGLVPAGGNYKTVHTRIAKLGLDTSHFTGAAWNQGARYRTLGPAFSWENVLVENSAYTSTYRLRNRLIEHGIKGHRCEKCGLTEWQQEPIPLELHHANGINNDHRLANLQLLCPNCHALTENYRGKNQSRKKA is encoded by the coding sequence ATGGCCGCTACCCGCAAATGCCTGAGCACCGACGATGAATTTAGGCTGGCCGTGGCCGAAAGCCTCTCGGTGGCCCAAGTGCTGGGCCGCATTGGGCTGGTGCCGGCCGGTGGCAACTACAAAACCGTGCACACCCGCATCGCCAAGCTGGGGTTGGACACCAGCCATTTCACGGGTGCCGCCTGGAACCAGGGGGCGCGGTATCGCACGCTGGGACCTGCGTTTTCGTGGGAAAACGTGTTGGTTGAGAATTCAGCCTATACGTCCACGTATCGGCTACGAAATCGCCTGATTGAGCATGGAATAAAAGGACACCGGTGCGAAAAATGCGGGTTGACCGAATGGCAACAGGAGCCTATCCCATTGGAGCTTCATCACGCCAATGGCATCAATAATGACCATCGACTTGCTAACTTGCAGTTGCTTTGTCCTAATTGCCACGCGCTAACGGAAAATTATCGGGGCAAGAATCAGAGCAGAAAAAAGGCATAA
- the galB gene encoding beta-galactosidase GalB, with protein sequence MSALLSRWALGGLATVVLSSTALLAAGQTRQEYLLTTDWKFAKGEQTDAAKPDFKDAGWQTVRVPHDWAIYGPFDGNNDLQTVKIEQNQEQKATQKAGRTGGLPFIGTGWYRRRLVVPGFKAGQRAVLLFDGAMSDAHVFVNGKEVGSWPYGYNSFSFDITPYLKASGDNTLAVRLRNQPEASRWYPGAGLYRNVHLIVTDDVHIPVWGTYLTTPDITAQSATVKLRTQVAASGARPALRLVTEIKDVAGKVVATSTSNLAAAGAAEFDQTLQVPQPKLWSPETPVLYTASSKLYSGQTLKDTYTTRFGIRSFKFEKDKGFSLNGQPRKFKGVCNHHDLGPLGAAINTAALRRQLALLKDMGCDAIRTSHNMPAPELVQLCDEMGFMMMVEAFDEWKAPKVKNGYSQYFDQWSEKDLVNMVHRDRNSPSVIMWSIGNEVPDQSNANGPVIAKRLQDIVHREDPTRPVAAGMDRFDDDFKYGMAPVVDIPGFNYKPHRYAEALAKLPQGFLLGSETASTISSRGVYKFPVVRAKQKQYDDNQCSSYDLEACVWSQTPDEEFVQQDDMANVLGEFVWTGFDYLGEPTPYDEKWPSHSSMFGILDLAGMPKDRFYLYRARWNASQPTLHLLPHWTWPGREGQTTPVFCYTNYPSAELFVNGVSQGRQTKAKSDQPQTRYRLMWNDVKYAPGAIKVVAYNAQGKAVAEETVRTAGKPHHLKLVADRSKLAADGQDQAYVTVRVEDAQGNLCPDAADQLQVAVSGAGSFRAVGNGDPTSLELFHKPQMHAFHGQLVAIVQAADKAGDVQLKVTGAGLQTGTLQLKVGLK encoded by the coding sequence ATGAGTGCATTATTGAGCCGCTGGGCTTTGGGCGGGCTGGCCACCGTTGTCTTATCCTCAACGGCCCTGCTTGCAGCAGGCCAAACGCGGCAGGAATACTTGCTGACCACGGACTGGAAATTCGCCAAAGGCGAGCAGACTGACGCGGCCAAGCCTGATTTTAAGGACGCCGGGTGGCAGACGGTGCGCGTGCCGCACGACTGGGCCATCTACGGGCCTTTCGACGGCAACAACGACCTGCAAACGGTGAAGATTGAGCAGAATCAGGAGCAGAAGGCCACCCAAAAGGCCGGGCGCACGGGCGGGTTGCCCTTCATCGGCACGGGCTGGTACCGGCGGCGGCTGGTGGTGCCGGGCTTCAAGGCCGGGCAGCGCGCGGTGCTGCTGTTTGATGGGGCCATGAGCGACGCCCACGTGTTTGTGAACGGCAAGGAGGTGGGCAGCTGGCCCTACGGCTACAATTCGTTTTCCTTCGATATTACCCCGTATCTGAAAGCCAGCGGCGACAACACGCTGGCCGTGCGCCTGCGCAACCAGCCGGAGGCATCGCGCTGGTACCCCGGCGCCGGCCTCTACCGCAACGTGCACCTCATTGTAACCGACGACGTGCACATTCCGGTGTGGGGCACCTACCTCACCACGCCCGACATCACCGCTCAGTCTGCGACGGTGAAGCTGCGCACCCAAGTGGCGGCAAGCGGCGCGCGGCCGGCCCTGCGCCTTGTGACTGAAATCAAAGACGTGGCAGGCAAGGTGGTGGCCACCTCTACCAGCAACTTGGCGGCTGCGGGCGCTGCAGAATTCGACCAAACCTTGCAGGTGCCGCAGCCGAAACTGTGGTCGCCGGAGACGCCGGTGCTGTACACGGCTTCGTCGAAGCTGTATTCGGGTCAGACGCTGAAGGATACCTACACCACGCGTTTTGGTATTCGCTCGTTTAAGTTCGAGAAGGATAAGGGCTTCTCGCTGAACGGGCAGCCGCGCAAGTTCAAGGGCGTGTGCAACCACCACGATTTGGGGCCGTTGGGTGCGGCCATCAACACGGCAGCTTTGCGCCGGCAGCTGGCTTTGCTGAAGGACATGGGCTGCGACGCCATCCGTACCTCGCACAACATGCCGGCCCCGGAGCTGGTGCAGCTGTGCGATGAGATGGGCTTTATGATGATGGTGGAGGCCTTTGACGAATGGAAGGCGCCGAAGGTGAAAAACGGCTACAGCCAGTATTTCGACCAGTGGTCGGAGAAGGACCTGGTGAACATGGTGCACCGCGACCGGAATAGCCCGTCGGTGATTATGTGGAGCATTGGCAACGAGGTGCCCGACCAGAGCAACGCCAACGGCCCCGTCATTGCCAAGCGCCTGCAGGACATTGTGCACCGCGAAGACCCCACGCGCCCCGTGGCGGCGGGCATGGACCGGTTCGACGACGACTTCAAGTACGGCATGGCGCCGGTGGTCGATATTCCGGGTTTCAACTACAAGCCGCACCGCTACGCCGAGGCGCTGGCCAAGCTGCCGCAGGGATTCCTGCTGGGCTCCGAAACGGCCTCCACCATCAGCTCGCGGGGCGTGTACAAGTTTCCGGTGGTGCGGGCCAAACAGAAGCAGTACGACGATAACCAATGCTCTTCGTACGACCTGGAGGCCTGTGTCTGGTCGCAGACCCCGGACGAGGAGTTTGTGCAGCAGGACGATATGGCCAATGTGCTGGGCGAGTTTGTGTGGACGGGATTCGACTATTTGGGCGAGCCCACGCCCTACGACGAAAAGTGGCCCTCGCACAGCTCCATGTTTGGCATTCTGGATTTGGCAGGGATGCCTAAAGACCGGTTCTACCTCTACCGCGCCCGCTGGAATGCCAGCCAGCCCACCCTGCACCTGCTGCCGCACTGGACCTGGCCCGGCCGCGAAGGCCAGACCACGCCCGTGTTCTGCTACACCAATTACCCCTCGGCCGAGCTGTTTGTGAACGGCGTGAGCCAGGGCCGCCAAACCAAAGCGAAGTCGGACCAACCCCAGACGCGCTACCGCCTGATGTGGAACGACGTGAAATACGCGCCCGGCGCCATCAAAGTGGTGGCCTACAACGCCCAGGGCAAGGCCGTGGCCGAAGAAACCGTGCGCACGGCTGGCAAGCCGCACCACCTCAAACTGGTAGCCGACCGCAGCAAGCTGGCCGCCGATGGCCAGGACCAGGCCTACGTGACCGTGCGCGTGGAAGATGCCCAGGGCAACCTCTGCCCCGACGCCGCCGACCAGCTGCAGGTAGCAGTGAGCGGTGCTGGTAGCTTCCGCGCCGTGGGCAACGGCGACCCTACCAGCCTGGAGCTGTTTCATAAGCCCCAAATGCATGCCTTCCACGGGCAGCTGGTGGCCATTGTGCAGGCCGCGGATAAAGCCGGCGATGTGCAGTTGAAAGTGACAGGCGCGGGCCTGCAGACCGGTACTTTGCAGCTGAAAGTGGGGTTGAAGTAA
- a CDS encoding T9SS type A sorting domain-containing protein, which produces MKAFLLLVLRTIVAWALLGGLPTAQASHMLGGEMTYRSLGNNQYRVRFRLYQDCSGAPTTALTLECRNGGGCNTAATLTAPLLQQGIAFEPAALCVSVPTSCQNPASAYAAFRFVNYEATVTLAPGQWTLSTYQNSRPPLVNVVAGDLYAEAYLDNRGSGVANNSPQFDADDIPVQYINWRQRTTFSFSALEADGDSVVYSLAAPMQACNTPVVYNSTPSQYVIACFPTGLPCFINQSVVPPSVFSPANPMLLGCDTVGTCPTKTLVLRTQHFNHEARTITVQPGYYNASTSPSSGNNKYLQAVRIDEYRYVNGVRRLIGRVYHEMVLIVTDGGGNTVPNPVQVANQTTNSGARIINALDTTRVEVEACSYSRLALDFTDPDNLRMPSVGQLLTVTVPADLNTNPLLLDAGDVGTFSLSGNGTARPRGTLYLQPSASAAGRTIRINVRVEDNACPVKGRQNRVIVIKIRKSLRAAIALAGTLAPVRTYSLPIGSTLDLRGLAMRPDSLRRFASGTTVAQTYNYQWQVRGNGLNPAQATSGSITVAPTVPSRYLLAVTPAGGFSGGCGDTTSVLVTLMMPLAPVVTASGTVLRSSYATGNQWYLNGQLIPGATGQTITATGGGTYTVMVTIVAGGVTYTSPMSSPLTLLSAARPLPGSSLSVAPNPTPDGRLQLTLTGYTQPVSLSVLDALGRRVADATVPAPNPQGSTQELDLSRCEAGLYLLQVRTATSLEIRRIVRQ; this is translated from the coding sequence ATGAAAGCCTTCCTACTCCTTGTTCTCAGAACTATCGTGGCCTGGGCGCTGCTGGGCGGCCTGCCCACCGCGCAAGCCTCGCACATGCTCGGCGGCGAAATGACTTATCGCTCGCTGGGCAACAACCAGTACCGGGTCAGGTTCCGGCTTTACCAGGACTGTTCGGGCGCCCCCACCACGGCCCTTACGCTGGAATGCCGCAACGGCGGCGGGTGCAACACCGCCGCCACCCTCACGGCGCCGCTGCTGCAGCAAGGCATAGCCTTCGAGCCCGCGGCCCTGTGCGTCAGCGTGCCTACTTCGTGCCAGAATCCTGCATCGGCTTATGCCGCATTTCGCTTCGTGAATTACGAAGCGACCGTGACGCTGGCCCCCGGCCAATGGACGCTGAGCACTTACCAGAACTCTCGTCCTCCGCTGGTCAACGTCGTAGCTGGCGACTTATATGCCGAGGCGTACCTTGACAACCGCGGCAGCGGCGTAGCGAATAACTCGCCCCAGTTTGACGCCGATGACATCCCAGTGCAATACATCAACTGGCGGCAGCGCACCACTTTCAGCTTCTCAGCCCTGGAGGCCGATGGAGACTCTGTGGTGTATTCGCTGGCGGCACCGATGCAGGCCTGCAACACTCCGGTTGTCTATAATTCCACCCCTTCACAGTACGTGATTGCGTGCTTTCCCACCGGCCTACCGTGTTTTATCAATCAATCGGTCGTGCCCCCGAGTGTTTTCTCCCCTGCTAACCCCATGCTCCTGGGTTGCGACACGGTGGGCACCTGCCCCACCAAAACGCTGGTACTGCGCACACAGCATTTTAACCATGAGGCGCGTACCATCACGGTTCAGCCCGGCTATTATAATGCCAGCACGTCGCCAAGTAGTGGCAACAACAAATACCTGCAAGCCGTGCGAATCGACGAATACCGCTACGTGAACGGCGTGCGCCGACTGATTGGCCGCGTATATCATGAAATGGTGCTGATTGTGACAGACGGCGGCGGCAACACGGTGCCAAACCCTGTGCAGGTGGCCAACCAGACCACCAATTCCGGGGCCCGCATCATCAACGCGCTGGACACTACCCGCGTGGAAGTGGAAGCCTGCAGCTACTCGCGCCTGGCGCTGGACTTCACCGACCCCGATAACCTGCGCATGCCTAGCGTAGGCCAACTGCTCACCGTCACCGTTCCAGCCGACCTCAACACCAATCCCCTGCTACTGGACGCGGGCGACGTGGGCACGTTCAGCCTCAGCGGCAACGGCACGGCCCGTCCGCGGGGCACGCTCTACTTGCAGCCTTCGGCCTCGGCCGCCGGGCGCACCATCCGCATCAACGTGCGCGTGGAAGACAATGCCTGCCCCGTCAAAGGCCGGCAAAACCGGGTGATTGTGATTAAAATACGCAAGAGCCTACGGGCCGCCATTGCCCTGGCCGGCACTTTGGCGCCAGTGAGAACCTACAGCCTGCCCATTGGCAGCACGCTGGATTTGAGAGGCCTGGCCATGCGGCCGGACTCGTTGCGGCGGTTTGCCTCCGGCACCACGGTCGCCCAGACTTACAACTACCAGTGGCAGGTGCGCGGCAATGGCCTCAACCCGGCGCAGGCCACCAGCGGCAGCATCACGGTGGCGCCTACTGTTCCCAGCCGCTACCTGCTGGCCGTGACGCCCGCCGGGGGCTTCAGTGGGGGCTGCGGCGACACCACCTCGGTGCTGGTAACCCTGATGATGCCGCTGGCACCCGTCGTCACGGCCAGTGGCACCGTGCTACGCAGCAGCTACGCCACCGGCAATCAGTGGTACCTCAACGGCCAGCTGATTCCCGGGGCCACGGGCCAGACCATTACGGCCACCGGTGGGGGAACCTACACCGTGATGGTCACGATAGTAGCAGGCGGCGTGACGTATACCTCTCCCATGTCGTCTCCGCTTACGTTGCTCTCGGCAGCGCGGCCCCTGCCCGGCAGCAGCCTGAGTGTGGCGCCCAACCCCACGCCCGACGGCCGCCTGCAGCTCACCCTCACCGGCTACACCCAGCCGGTTTCGCTCAGCGTGCTCGACGCCCTGGGCCGCCGGGTGGCCGACGCCACGGTGCCCGCGCCCAACCCGCAGGGCAGCACGCAGGAACTGGACTTGAGCCGCTGCGAGGCCGGCCTCTACCTGCTGCAGGTGCGCACCGCCACCAGCCTTGAAATCCGACGCATCGTGCGCCAGTAG